The sequence TGAAATCCGGCGGCGGGGGCCGGCGCTCGGAGGGAGCGCTGggcagccccaccccagccccgggCGACTGCAGTTGGCCCAGGCTGGCCAGGCTGCCCCCGAACTGCAGGCCAGGGGAGGGCAGCGCGGGCACGTGGCCCTCTCCGGGCATCCTCAGCGGCTCCTGCAGAGGGCCCCGGAAGAGCACCCCTGAGCCGCCCGGCGGAGGGGGCGGTGCCAGCCCGGGGTCGTGAGGGCCGCAGTCAGCGGGCAGGCCCGAGCCGCCCATCCTGCGGGGCAGCAGGTCACCTGGCGGTGGATGCGGCCCTGGGAACCACGCGCTCTCCTGCGCCAAGTGCGGCGCCTGCTGCTCGAAGGTGCCCAGTCGCCCCGCGCCCGCGGCGCCGCTTTCACGCTCAAAGTTCGGCTGGGCCAAGCCGCCCACCGGGCCGCCGTGCACCAAGCTGCCCTGGCCCACGTCCCCGGGGTGGCCTAGCTGGGCCAGACTGGGCTGGCGCAGCCGCTGCTGCTGATTCCGCGACGCCATCTGCTTAATCATGAGGGCCGCGTTTtggcgctgctgctgctgctgctgttgctgctgctgctgctgctgctgctgctgctgctgctgctgctgctgcagggaCTGGTGGTCCGGGGCCGGATGCTGCAGGGGTGGCCCCGAGGGGAAGCTGTCGGGCACAGGCGGCGTGAACTCGCCGGGTAGGCCCGAATAGGCGGAGGGCGAGAGGTGGTTGTCCAGAGCGCCGTTATGCATGCTGCCGTTCCACGAAGCGCAGCGGTCCACGCCCGCGCTGCCCGGGAAGTCAAAGCGCGGCCTCTTGGCCACATTCATGTAGGGGGGTGCGTCGAAATGCTGCAGGCGCTGGTTGGGCGCCTGCTGCGGAGGGGGGTGCTGCATGTTAAACACAGGCTCGGAATAAGGGTGCATGCTCCGGTTCTCCAGCCGGTGGATGGGGTACTCGAACTGCGCGTGTTGGCTGGGCAGCATGGGGCCCCCGTCCTGCAGGCCGCCGCTGGGCGTGCCCGCCTCGCCCTGCTGGGGCCGCGGGAGCGCAGGCGGGCACGAATTTTGTCGGACCAGAAGcccaggcggcggcggctgcgccTGCGGCTGCGGGGGCTGCTGCGGGGGCTGCTGCTGAGGGGGCGGCGGGGCCTGCTGAGGAGGCTGCATTAACGGGTGCCTGGAGCCCACTCCAGGCTCCAGACCCACGGGCATCTTGCGGGCCCCGCCGAACCTCTCGAAGAACACgccgtgctgctgctgctgctgctgctgctgctgctgctgttgctgggcGTGCATTTTGGACAAGCCCACCATGCCTGCAGCTCTGGGCATGGACGAGGCACCCGGGAAAGAGCCCCCGGGAACCTGGCGACCAGCCGCATAATGAGGCAGCTGCCCCTCGGCATCGGAGGGCGAAAACATGTCGAAATGTCCTGAGGGCGCGTCGCCCGGGTAATTGTATTCCAGCGAGTCGACGGCTCCTTGGTTCGCCACCCTCCGGGGCTCCAGACTGTGGGAATCGGAGCCGCTGGAGGCGGGTAGGCCGTGGAAGGAGGCGGCTCGGTTAGGGCTCTGGTCCAGCGGCAAGCATGGGGCAGGCACGGCGTGGCCCGAGGCGCCCGAACTGTGGAAGTCCGGAAGGTTCCCGGGTCGCTGCGGGCCGAAGCTCTCAGGCCCCTGGCTCTCTGCCATGTGATCGTAACCCTCGGCGAAGGGCGGCTGGCTGCCCAGGCCGCCGCCGGCGCCGCCGTAGCCGAGCAAGCGACCCCCGTGCAGGCATGAGGCCCCTGGGTCCGGGCCGCCGAAGTTGCCCCCGAAGTGGGAGTGATGCTGGTGGGGGTGATGGCCTCCTGGGTGGCCGTGGTGCGGCTGCTGGCCTCCAAAGAATCCGTGTACTGGCTGCGCCTGCAGCCCCCCCGCGTGCAACTCCGAGTGGCCGCGCGCGTGGAAGCCGTAAGGCTCCATGTTCATGCCCAAGATCGGGGGCTCGCCTAGCGCGCTCATGGCAGGGTCCACCGGACCAGGGGGTCCCCCCGCGTGGAAAGCCGGGGCCTTAAAGTGGGCGTTCATGCTTAGTCCGGCCTCGTTAAAGTTCCTCTCGCCCTGGCCAGCGTTCCTGCTGTTGATCTGGGGCTCGAATTGGTCCAGCCCAAACATActtggcggggggcggggggatcAATAGGGCATGACAGCCTGCTCTCCGCGGCGCGCCTCCGGCCAGCTACTCGTTCCGGCCCTGGGTTGGACGCTCCGGGACGCTCAGCACGGCGGGGGCGCAGCGCGCACCGCCACCTCGCCTGGCCTGTGGAGGCTGGGGGCTATCTGCTCCTCTCCCGAAGCTCTGGCTCTGCCCCACGCGGGCCTCTCACATCTTGCGGCGCCGCGGGGCCTCCAGGAGCCGTGTTGGGGGGCCCATGCCCCGGGGGCTTGGCACAGCCGCGGGCGGGTTTGCGGAGAGGGGACGGAGCTGCGGACGAGTGGAGACAAAAAGTTAAGTGGGGGAAAGGAGgcgggaagagggagggagagcagagcGATCACCTTCTTAAGTCCGATCGGATCGGGTGGGGAGCCCCAGGACGCCGCCGGAAGCCTCCCGGAGTCCGTGGCGGAGCTGCTAAAGGGCCGGGCAGGGAGACCCTTCAAAGCGGTGGCTGGCGCCGGGGCACGGATAGAGCggtccctcccccctccccccggaGTCCCCGCGCTCCGCAACCCAAGCCTCCTCCAAGCACGATCCGGTCGCACAGTCCCCGTCGGCCCCGAGCAAGCGGCTACTGCTTCTTCAGCGGGTCGGAGGACTGGAGGCTCCGCTCGGCATCACCGGTGCCCGCCCCCGAGCCGAGGGCTCAGCGCAGCTGGGGAGGCGGCGGGCGCCCGGGGTTGGAGCGGAGGGCTGGGGGAAGGCGCGGCTCCCCTGCTCCGCGGCGGGTGCGCTGCACCCCGGCGCGCCGCTTCGCGGCCACGTCCGCTGCCTGCCGCTTCTGTCTTCCGCTGTTCGGTCTCTGAGTTCGCGGAGGTCTCCGCGCCCCGTTCCAGGCGCGGACGGGCAGCGAGACGAGGGGTTGGGTGGCTCCAAGGTTCAGGTTCCCTGCCTCCGCGCCGAGGTGCTTCGCGAGTCCCCCTCGGACCTGGGCAGGGGGGCGTACGCGGGTTGGGGGGCCACGCTGGGCAAGCAGGCTAAGGCGGTCCGGCTGTGCTCTCGGAGCCCGGATTGGGGGGGCGGGGGCACCTCTGGGGGGTCCGCGCACCCCTCTCCTGGCTGGCGGGGGGGCTCTGCGTGGGGCGTTCCGAGGGTCTCGGCTCCCCTCTCTGTGTCTGCCTCTCGCCCAACGCCGGGAGAAGCAGCAACAAGTTTTGCATTTCAGCAATCAATTTCAGCCATTACATTTGCACCAATCAGCGCAGCCCGAGCTCCGGGTCCGGGGCGGGGCTCGCTCTTAAGGTGGTCCTGGGTGCCGGCTGCTGAGGCCCCCGCCACGAACCCGCACTTCGCCAGCTCCTGGGTCCCTCGCGTCGGTCTCGCCTCGGGGTCCGGCGCCAGTGCGCTGGGGGCGCGCCCTGGCCTCCTGGCGCGGCGGGCTGGAGAGGGTGCTGGCGGAGAATGGCGGGAGCTGGCTTTGTTCACCCCTTTACTTACACAGTTCccaactccccacccccaactgaAGCGAGACCTgcggggtgggcagggggcggggaGGTGGGCGGTAAGCGGTGCGGGGCGCGCAGACAATGGGGTCGCCAGGCAAAGCTCCCGGACTCGCCACGGAAAGTCTCTAAGTGACGGCTGCGCTTCAGCTCTGGGGCGAACCCTCGACTCTCCGCCGCTGTCTGCTTACTAGTGGCGCCCAAGTTAGCTGGCCCTCAGATTTTCCTGGAGGTGAAAGCAGACAGGGAACCCCGAAGTTAGGGTTCTCCTCGAACGACCCGGGCGTTTGCTCGCTTCTCCCTCACTAGGGCGCGCACAATTGTTCCCTATCCCCACTGTCTGGGGTTCCCGGTTCTCAGTCGCTGGCTTCCGCCAGGAGGAGCCATGACCACTCGGCCACTTTATTGGGGGCACATCAGATGAGACCAGCGCCAGAGCGGCGAGGCAGCTGGGAACCCGGAGAAGACCCTCGCGCCAAGGACGCACGCGCGGACAGAGCACCCTACTCTGAGCATCCCGGCCAAGGCCCAGGCCCTCTGCGGGCGCAAGGTTGGCCTCCTTAAGAGATCAATTAAACTGAAGAGGCCAAGGAACGGAATTGGGTTGTGATACTAAAATCAATAGGAGTAATTTAATATCTGCCCTGctctttatgaaatatttatcCCAATAATCTTAGTTAAAATGTTTAGATCTTCCTGATCCCTACTGAGGCTGAAATCTATCTTGCAATTAGAAGTTGGGAGTTGGAGGTGAtggagggtagaggaggtgttTATTCTGTGtgcctgcgtgtgtgtgtgtgtgtgtgtgtgtgtgtgtgtgtgtgtgttttcctcccTAAAgtgtgtgtaggggaggaagggggagaaggtCTTTCGTTTTCCTTGCCATAAAATAGCACGAGGCGATTTTGCTACCAGACCAGTGTTCTTaggagaaggggagaaaaaaagaacttttttgAAGTGCCCTGGTATTGCTATTTGATCTAAATAAAATTAAGCATGGTGTATAAAAATGCCTTTTCCCCCCACAAAAGAAAGTGTTTATCGCCGGAGTCTGTCTAGCGTTTGCTAAATTGCCCATGaaatctgaaatgaaataaaCGTTATAATAAAACCAACCCCTGAgccctttttatttaaaaacctcAGATTAAGCACTCCACTATCGCGGGCGGGAGTTAAAAAGTTACCACGTCGTGCACGCGGATTCATTGCTCGCGGATTCATTGCTCCCTGGGGTCGctgctgggaaggcagaggctgGGGTGTTCCAGAATCAAAATGCCAGGAAAATGGGCTCAACTGAGGTCAAGGGGAGGCAGGAAGCAGAGTCTGGAGGGACTCCCGAAAAAAATAACACCCCTGCCCcaaacaagaattaaaaaaaaaaaaaaaaacaataaaaacctgCAACTTTAAAACTCAGAGAGCGGGAGCCAGCTCAGATCTAAGGCCCTTCCTGGGACCTCGCTGGTGTGAACGTCTAcagatattttttctgtttgaaattaaaaatgaaaattaccccCACCAAAAATGGGGTCCATAAATAAGCATCAGGAAGAAGTATTTGTACAGGGCGGTGGAGTTTTAAAAGGATTTTTCTGCAGGATCAGGTTGTTGGTCTGTGATTAAATATTGATTTTGTGTAATTAGTTTTCATGTGAACTATCCTCTTGCTGATAGCTCAGAGGTTTCAGAActagaaaagaaatggaattggACATGGAAATTATTACTTAGCAAAGTGACAGGGAAGTGAGGGCTGGAGAAAAGACGGGGGCTTGGCTGATTTCGGCACAAAGACATAAAGAGCCTGGGTAGGCCTCCAGTGAGCCCACCCTCCCAGGGCCCCAGGCCAGAGCATGGGCACCCTTCTGGGCAGGAAGGGGACCAGTAGGGGGGATGGTTTCCAAGAGGAGGCCCCTGTGTGGGCAAAGGCTTGTGAGAAGCCCATGACACCTGGTCACATACCTGCTCCAGAGCGGTCCGTTCTGGGTTCTGGGTGTCTCCGGAGGCACCGATGTGAGGAACCTTCTGTCTCCATGTGTGTCTGGAGGAAACGGGAAGTTGGGACCTGCCCGGAGCCCTGGATGGGCCAGGGCAGTGGGAAGAACGGCTCGCAGACCTGCAGTCTGGGGAGACCCCCGTTGGGGGGTGCCCTCGGCTGAGGCATGACTTCACACGGGGCTGGGTGGGGGTCCCCTGAACACCTGGGCAGGTTTCCTGTGGAATAATTCTGTGTGCTCCAGGGAGGGGGGTGTGGGAGTATTTTTCTGGGGCTGTTTCCAAAAGTTAAGTCTACAAGGTGTGTGAGTGTCTGAAAGGAGAGTGTGTTTGGGCCCGGCTGTGTTTCTGCTCAGGATGTGTGTCTGGGTCACCTTTCCCTAACACGACGAATGTTGTGTGGGTGTGTAGCGTGTGCCTGCCTTTGGGTCTCCGCCTGTGTGGGGGTGGCAGGGCATCTGCGTGTGTTTGTGGACTTGCCTGTGTATGCGTGCATTCCTGTGTCTCTGGGTGTGTCCCTGGGGGAGGTGCGCTGTCTGTCCCCCTACCCCTGTGTGTATGCCTGCCTGAGTTTGAACCTACGTGTGTGCGCGACTGCCTCACACCACGTGTGTCTGTTTTCTCTGCGAGTGTGAGGGTGTGTGCCACTGCCTGTGCCCATCTGTGCCCGTGGATGCCCCAGTGTGTGTGCCTCCACGGCATGGGCGCCCCTGCATATGCCTGTGTGTGCACTCCGCCTGCCAGGGCCTGCGGTTTCTTTGGAACAGACACATTGCCCCCTAGCGCTCAGACGAATTCAGAGTCCCTGCCGCCGGCACAGAGCTTGGAGCAGCAGCAGCCGCAGGGTCCCATCCTagggcctttctcttcctcatctcCTTCCTCCAGCAGCACCCCCCCACCCAGGGGCACTGAGAGTCCTGGCTCCAGTCTGAGGGGGCCTCCTAGgcggaggagggaggagacacaGCTGGACTGGAGCCCCAGAGCTGAAGAGGGATGCTTGGAGCTGGTGACAAGCAGGGAGCTGCCTGGAATGGCTCCCCAGAACCCTCCCCGCTGGGGCCTGAGAGCCTGGCATCCCCgaaccagccagccagctccagtcCGAAAGGAGACCTCCACTAGTGAACCCCTCACCCCATAAAACAACCGGCACTCAACACCCCTCACTCTGCAGACACACAGCCTGCACACAGCCTCCAGGCCCCCACACCAACACAGGCATGCACACTCCACACACCTCCGTCGTGGACATGTCTGCCACGGGGCTACCGGGTGTTGAAGGCCCCCTCTGTGTCGGGCTTGTCCTTCACATCCAGGGGCCCATTGCATCCCTGCAGCGACCCAACCCCACAAGGTCAGGACTCGGagctcatttgacagatgaggacgTGGAGCCTCAGACGGGTCAAGTGACTTTCTCAAAGTCCGAGAACGGGGAGCTGGGATTGCCATCCAATCCGCCTGACCCCGAGGCCTGGGTCTTGACCACAGCCTGCTCTGCCTGAAGGTGATGGTCCAGGAAACGCACTGACTAGCACAGTGCGGGGAACATGTAAATGCCAAGAAATGGTAGCCACCTTTATCGTGACCGCCACTAcgattattattaatattattgtggTTATGATTAGTAtgcttctctgtgtgtctttccATCACACAAACGTGAGAAACTAGCACACACACACTGATATCTTCAGCCttctgccccctcacccccatgCCCTTCAGAGCTTGGAAACTCACTGGAATCGCAGCAGAGCTAGTCCCTCCCACAGGCAGAGTCCCCAAGGAGGCCTGGAGGGGAACTGACACACCCTAGGGTACAGGGGCCACAGAATGACTCCCTTTCACGAGTCAGTGGAGAAAGGGGTGAGCTGTGGCATTATGGACCCAGATTCCAATCTTGTCTTCACACTTAGGAGCTGGGCGACCTTAGACAAAATACTTCCCCGCTCTGAGCCAGTCCACACAGAGCATAAGGATTAGAGACGACATTTAAAAAGGGGCACAGAGCGTGGCGATGGCAGGACGTCATTAGCTGGCAGCCTCTCTTATGACTATTGTGATCATTGTTATTTCTTCCGGGTCTGGATCCAGGGAGGTGGAGAACAGTGACAACCAGCCTCGCCCCACCACCAGTCCTTGAGAGAAAGGATGTCTGCCCTAATTGGTCACCTCGACCTCCCTCACCCCACACCGTGCTAGTGCAAATAGGTACACACCCAGCATCTGTCCAAGGAGCACCCCAGGCTGAAGCCTCCAGGGGAGGCCCAGCTATGGctggcctctaggagctggcTAGAGGTTGGAAGGGACAAGACCCTCATGTATGTAGCCACAGGCTGCCGGTTGCTAAGTAACAgcatcccctccctctctctatgCATGATGCCTGATATCTTTTGGAGTCTCTCCTCTCTGTGCattgaataaatacatattgagtgcctactctgtaccAGGGCTCAGGCTATGAACTCAGAAAAAAGTAGAAGATCCAGTCCAAGCCCTCAAACCAGATCAAAGGGAATCTAACATTCAATAAGAAAAGGACTACATTACACACTATAAGGGATAAAATAACTGTACTGAGAGAGAGGGATAATAGAGAAGTGCTCCCAGAAAGGGGTTTTGAAGGTAGAACAGGTGTTTAACAACCAGACTAGGGCTGAAAGACTTCCCAAGCTGAGGAATCAGGTTAGACGGGGTGTGGAAAGGTTCGGACAGCACTCTTTAGAGTAAGACAAGAGAGGGGCAGGGTCTGTAGCTCTAGAGGTCTGCAGGACCCAGATCAGGAGGACCACAAAGGCAGATGGGGAAGTTTGGGTGTCGTTCTGGGGAGCCATGAAAGAGTTTTAAGCAAAGCCAAGTGACACAGTCAGAGGCGAGTATAAAAATGTCCTTGAAGACTTCAGGGTCTCCCCTTCCACGGCTTTTCAAGGTAGCCCCAGAAGCCGTCTTTACTGGTTTTCCTGGAAACAgggcctgggagagagaaagtccTGAGTTTGTCCCCAGCCAGCACAGAGCGAGGCAGGACTGGCTGGCTCGCCCACCTCCGGGCTGTTGGCACAGACGAGGGTCCCCTTCTGCCTCAGCGACCACAGATGCTGCTTCCAGGTGAGACGGAATTCCCACCTGTCGCTCCgctgggggaggctgaggggcgTGGACAAGCCAGCTAGATGACACGCCACGCCCTGACCACGTGACCCTGGGCGAGACGGGAACTGGATCTTCAGTTTCTGGGTCTGTAATAATGCCTGTCTCCGAGGGTGTCAGGGAGGCCAAAGTGTGGGAAAGCACCCAGCCCACgctatataatatgtatattatatataatatgtaatatgcaATAGTATCATATTATCAGATATTATACTATTATATGGCTACCCTGTGAGGTGGGTtctgttatttttcccatttttataagggaagaaattgaggcacagagaggtgaagggattTGCACCAGGTCATCCAGGAAGTGAGAGGCAGAGTGAGACTCACACCAGGCCTGGCCTGACCCCGCCATTAGCCCGTGTATTGGTCCCCCATCTATGTGGCTTGAGCCGGGGTCTGAGCCCTGGAGGGCAGCTGGGGAGGGGCACGGCGGAGCCTGGGAAACTCCCCTTCCCCTGTCCCTGGAGActcccagcctggggaggggtTCCCTCCTTCTCTGCTCTCTCCACTCGTTCCTGTACCCCCCCGCTTCCCAGAGGCTCCAGGGCCTGACCACAGAGTTTCAAGATGAGGGAGCCACTCAACTTCCCCTTG is a genomic window of Diceros bicornis minor isolate mBicDic1 chromosome 35, mDicBic1.mat.cur, whole genome shotgun sequence containing:
- the MN1 gene encoding transcriptional activator MN1, giving the protein MFGLDQFEPQINSRNAGQGERNFNEAGLSMNAHFKAPAFHAGGPPGPVDPAMSALGEPPILGMNMEPYGFHARGHSELHAGGLQAQPVHGFFGGQQPHHGHPGGHHPHQHHSHFGGNFGGPDPGASCLHGGRLLGYGGAGGGLGSQPPFAEGYDHMAESQGPESFGPQRPGNLPDFHSSGASGHAVPAPCLPLDQSPNRAASFHGLPASSGSDSHSLEPRRVANQGAVDSLEYNYPGDAPSGHFDMFSPSDAEGQLPHYAAGRQVPGGSFPGASSMPRAAGMVGLSKMHAQQQQQQQQQQQQQHGVFFERFGGARKMPVGLEPGVGSRHPLMQPPQQAPPPPQQQPPQQPPQPQAQPPPPGLLVRQNSCPPALPRPQQGEAGTPSGGLQDGGPMLPSQHAQFEYPIHRLENRSMHPYSEPVFNMQHPPPQQAPNQRLQHFDAPPYMNVAKRPRFDFPGSAGVDRCASWNGSMHNGALDNHLSPSAYSGLPGEFTPPVPDSFPSGPPLQHPAPDHQSLQQQQQQQQQQQQQQQQQQQQQQRQNAALMIKQMASRNQQQRLRQPSLAQLGHPGDVGQGSLVHGGPVGGLAQPNFERESGAAGAGRLGTFEQQAPHLAQESAWFPGPHPPPGDLLPRRMGGSGLPADCGPHDPGLAPPPPPGGSGVLFRGPLQEPLRMPGEGHVPALPSPGLQFGGSLASLGQLQSPGAGVGLPSAPSERRPPPPDFTAPALAGQPGFPFGTANRQATPHSGPGVNSPPSTGGGGGSTGGGGGGGGGAYPPQPDFQPSQRASASKLGALSLGSFNKPSSKDNLFGQSCLAALSTACQNMIASLGAPNLNVTFNKKNPPEGKRKLSQNETEGATVAGNPGSDYFPGGTAPGAPGPGGPSGTSSSSKASGPPNPPAQGDGTSLSPNYTLESTTGNDGKPVPGGGGRGRGRRKRDSGHVSPGTFFDKYSAAPDSGGAPGVSPGQQQAPGAAVGGSSTGDARGAPTPHEKALTSPSWGKGAELLLGDQPDLMASLDGGAKSDGSSPHVGEFASDEVSTSYPNEDEVSSSSDNPPALAKASRSPLVTGSPKLPPRGVVAGEHGPKATPLGLGILSTSTSTPDSYGGGGGAGHPGTPGLEQVRTPTSSSGAPPPDEIHPLEILQAQIQLQRQQFSISEDQPLGLKGGKKGECAVGASGAQNGDSELGSCCSEAVKSAMSTIDLDSLMAEHSATWYMPADKALVDSSDDDKTLAPWEKTKPQNPNSKEAHDLPANKASATQSGSHLQCLSVHCTDDVGDAKARASVPTWRSLHSDISNRFGTFVAALT